The window CCCCCACGACGGCAGGCGAAGAAGGCCACGGAGCTGGGCCCGCGTCTCAGAGGGGCGAGGGGTCGCCTGGCGAGAGAGTAGACCGCCCCCGCCGAAGACGACGCCGCCCTGCTCGGCGTCGGGGCTGTGTCCCCGACGGGAATATGACGAGTCCCACAGGCGAAGTCCGCGTGACACGCCCAAGCGACGGCCCGGGAACCAGCACGGACAATCGGCTCGGCACGTCCGGCCCCGGGACGCCAACGCCCGGGACCCCCCCATCCGACCCGGCCACGGTCTTCATGGGCCCCGACGGGGATTCCAGCCGGAGCACGAATAGGCCACGACGGGAGCGCCACCCTCCGACGTGGCTCCAGGACTATGTGCTCGACGACGGCGAGCCAGGCGCCGCAACGCCGCCGCCCGACCCGGCAGCCACTGTCGCGTCGCCCCGCAGCGAACCCGCCGGACGTGAACACTCCCCAAACCGGGAGAGCTCCATCGCCCACGACGTGGCCCTACAAGGGGGAACGGACCGGGATTGGTCAGGCCAGTGTCGAATTACGGAGGCGACGCCGTCGGAGCTCAGGGACCTTGACGGGAACATGTCCGACGCGAACCCCGTCATCACGGAACCAGACGAGCCACTAAGCATTGCTACGGGAAGGCCACGACGGGAGCGCCACCCGCCGACGTGGCTCCAGGACTATGTGCTAGACGACAGCGAGCCGTgcgtcgcgacgccgcctcccggcccagctgacatcgcagggattggggcggcgtccccatgcgccgcgatgctgcctcccggccccgctgccttcgcagggactgaggcagcgtccccgtgcgccaccgcttcgttcatcgcgacgccgcctcccggcccagctgacatcgcagggattggggcggcgtccccatgcgccgcgatgctgcctcccggccccgctgccttcgcagggactgaggcagcgtccccgtgcgccaccgcttcgttcatcgcgacgccgcctcccggcccagctgacatcgcagggattggggcggcgtccccatgcgccgcgatgctgcctcccggccccgctgccttcgcagggactgaggcagcgtccccgtgcgccaacgcttcgttcatcgcgacgccgcctcccggcccagctgacatcgcagggattggggcggcgtccccatgcgccgcgatgctgcctcccggccccgctgccttcgcagggactgaggcagcgtccccgtgcgccaccgcttcgttcatcgcgacgccgcctcccggcccagctgacatcgcagggattggggcggcgtccccatgcgccgcgatgctgcctcccggccccgctgccttcgcagggactgaggcagcgtccccgtgcgccaacgcttcgttcatcgcgacgccgcctcccggcccagctgacatcgcagggattggggcggcgtccccatgcgccgcgatgctgcctcccggccccgctgccttcgcagggactgaggcagcgtccccgtgcgccaccgcttcgttcatcgcgacgccgcctcccggcccagctgacatcgcagggattggggcggcgtccccatgcgccgcgatgttgcctcccggccccgctgccttcgcagggactgaggcagcgtccccgtgcgccaacgcttcgttcatcgcgacgccgcctcccggcccagctgacatcgcagggattggggcggcgtccccatgcgccgccatATCTATGCAGCACACGTTCAAGTGCTGTATTTGGCTGAAGATACCAAGTGACGTCGGAGACTAATCGGCAAAACCGGGCTTCTctaggggggggcgtttgacgtcgtaccgacgctacccttaagccggtttcacccgatcagtggcaggttgccctttcggagcgcatcctctccaaaccccggacgagtcaagtgagagctccgccacgggacctaattcgatgcataacttataaacataatataagtacaatgatcagtcccgttaatttcaatcaccaccaacactttaattacttagttaatcaatgcgcatcagtgtaattacgtgtaaacaacagtcgtccactgacttatattttcaaacagttacttgctagtttgtcatatatcaagccctcagcaattagtttccagatactaatttgtaattaagtacctggaacgatttttttacttaaacttatagttgtaaggtgatataagtgtcttggcgcgcggcgcggggtggtgggggtagcccggaagctaccccgcgcggcggccatcttccggcagtcttctccaagctcaggcccggggcgcaactaacgttccgtgagcggccatcatctttgaattcaacgatcactcattctgccatgtgagtaattaccccaaaacttccttttattagctgcccacgtgtccccgagccctttttccgcggatccgggactatcccgaccggcttaaagagcatcgagtgcaactgcgccactggctccacttgcggtactggccgtctccagtgaactttttaattaacatgtcgtgcaaatgcctgccggtatcacgagcgaataatttgtaacgccaagcttcgtaacgccatcacgcgaccccccatggtaacatacggcactggccgcctccagtgaacttttaacccgcaagactgccgcggagttagatcgtagcgtaataattaattagtgttttcattgggtaacccggaacttgtaccgtgtaccaacgtaacttgtcattcgtgagtaacgactaataaagttactcagaaacgtccccgtgtgtaatttcagtgttcttgtaatcccatcagccaggcatgcaaccccctatattgcttagggcgtatccagcaccaacacagtaagttcgtcgtcatcgtaagccgacttatctagcggaccacgctggggcagaaagaacccacgattcatctcatggtctagttcaggctagcctggcgcccaccggacattcaatccacatacacgtcacTGCAACCCGCTAGATATTCCCCCTCAGCTCCCACAGAGAGACGGGCGGCGGCAGCTATTACATGTGAAGTTCTTGAAATATGAGATATTAAACAAAGAACTCAATAAATCCATTCCAACCGACCatggtcacaaaaaaaaaaaaatacagtacattTTGCAAACCTAACCACTCGTTAAATGGAGAACTACTAAAATTATCATAAGAAATTACTAAAAATGAAAAAGGAAAAGAATGGGTGgcttttaatttgtattttattgttaagtggctctccttcagaattacctTAAAATTTTAATCCACGTGTTTATTAAACTAACTACCTAATTTAGTAACTATGTTCTTTTAATGAAGTTAGATTTCAAAAAACACCATTACCTATATGTCCTATTGCATTATATGTCAAAGAGAAACCTCAAGAACTGACATAAATACACTAAACAAGAGTGTAGACAGCACTACAGCACTGAGAATTCCATGGAATGAATTAGAAAAATATCACAGAACAGATGAACATAGCAGGCTGAGAACGATGAGAAAAAAAGTGTACTTAATTTCAATAAgctgtatttttaacatttcccAATTTCATTTCAATACTCGAAAATCATTGAATCATTGTTCAGGTTagcaatatttttgaaattaaatagaaTCGTAGCAATGCAATGATCTGTTTGAAGTCTATATTGCACATGTCAAAGTTGCTCAAATACCAACAGCATATGGCTGCATTAACATTGCGGAGATACTAAGCATAATTGGTGTGGTAAATAAATCCAGTTTATAATCttataatttaagaaaattatattattaccaTCATATAACTGTTATAATAACTTTAAACACATACCACTAGGTAGCCAAATAAACTTAGGGGAACGGGGGGCAAGATGGAAAGGTTAacatattaatgtaaataaaaaacacatctAAGATaccacaaaaaaagtttttatgtttACGAGTAATATGATACATTTACTACCTAAATACATGTTATGGAATTAAATTGTATTCTATGTGTAAATGAAAAAGAAGTGCATTGTTTCCATCTTGTCCTCATAAAGGGGGCACAATGGAAAGCCAATCAGGGCAAGATGTAAATGAATAATAGGTACGTAGGTACTATCTATCCTCCAGTAAACTATATGGTCACAAACATTTGAAATGTATTAGACTAAAACATTTCACAATATGTTAGTTGTTTTGACTGAGTATTATGACAAAAGTCACAAACATAGAAGCcagttttgttattaaaatcTGTACAGTTTTCATGAGCCCATTGAACCCACATTTCCTTATGTTTACTGTCATTATAGGGTTCATTGCAAATAAGGCATGACACTCTTTCATCTGTAATTGGATTATCGATAGGTCGCTTTGGAAACGTGATAGTTCTAGGCCAATGTAGGTcttaatttgactttattttctttcatagGCCTATTCCTGACGAAGAAGCACTTGGTTCAGACAATATACTCCACTTCACAGTTTTAGGACTGCTTTGTTTTTGTGGCAATTCATTCTTGAATGGGGAGCTTGTAAGGATTTCAGATTTCCGACAGCAACGACGTGGCAGAGTGTACTGATGTGTTCCTTTCCACTGCTACTGCGATGTGAATGAACCTAGAAAGCAAGGTTCATTCAATTGCACATGCTATCTTATCTCCACTGTCAAAAGACATTGAAACTTAGCAAGAAGACTAGTGatcaaaaatattacttttccAAATAGCACAAGAAAGAAGTCGGTGTAACCTGCGGCATGCCAGGGTTGATGGGGAAAACACGTAGTAAGTCGGAGGAAAGCCGATAATTTTCAGCATCAATAACTATATGATAAGATATATAGTGTTTCCAAGCTAAAGAGGGTTTGGtaataaattaagtaaaacaaTGTGTTTCTTACAAGTAAACAGTTTGACCAGATCAAttaatacataatattattttggtGTACCTACTGTTGTGGtcaggaaaatgggaaatttgaTGTTGTGTTACAGTCAGGTGCAAGATGTCTTCCCTGGCCCTGAGCCAGAGCCTGCAGGCAACGCTCAGGTGTCCCTCGTGCGATAACTACATGAGGGCTCCCATCAGGCAGTGCGCCAGCGGGCACAGCGTCTGCGGCCCGTGCGTGTCGGAGAAGCCGGACTGCCCCCGGTGCCGGCGCAGCTTCATCGAGACGAGAAACTTCGGGCTCCAGGCGATAGCGGAGAGAGTGAAGCTCCCGTGCCCCAACAGCTGCGAGGGGTGCGTAGTGACGTGCCTGCAAGCCGACCTGGGCGACCACCTCGGCAACTGTGTCTACACGAAACACAGGTGAGGTACTGACTGCTGCaactttgttctttttttttttttttaatgcacctGGGTCATTCCATGCCAAATCGACCAGAACATAATAATTTTTGGCCATCACCATctcctaattaaaaaaaacttggcgAATTAGCAATATGTGTGCAGAAAAGTGCATTAGCAAAGTTACTgccccctgtgaataatactttttatacagcagggttgccaacttgtggaaaaaattgaatttttgctgcgcaaggtccaataaaaatatttgtaacttcctttgtagttgagtgagaaccttgatgtagggctgaatagaaagctagaaaagtgtactttgagataaaaataagttttacgaattttaaaagaaatttgtttcaaggtcatgtttatgtaacctgtgaccttgaaaaatgtgaaaaaattatatgttatgaagTGCATTATTTGGCTATAAGTGACATAAGTTTCATTTTGGGATGGATCTGGGAACATAAGCTACATCTCAAATACTGACTAGGGATGCAGTGGAATTGAGCCACTTTTGCACCCAATGTTCTTAGAGCAAGTTCAGACAAGTGTATATAATCACGTCAGTCTTACTGCAGCTTTCTCAATGACAACAGTGCTATACATTTGGTGTGAATTTCTTAAGTTTAGCCGTATTGATAAATACAATGCAACAATGGAAAAGAATTACATAAATACACAGTGCTGTAATCCGTTTAATATTCAGGGTCACAAAAGCAGCAGAAAACAGTTGAGAAATGTTCTTCAGTGGATGATACAGAAACAACCACACCTGCAGACTGGACAGAAGGTATGTGATTCATGTCGGAAACAAATCTCATCAATAGCAAGTTCAAGTACTACACAGGAGGAAGAGTACAGTGTAGAGGAAAGCTGAACAGGAATCAAGCATGGATGTAGTGTTGCACACATTTAATAACAGTCTACCAAGTATAGGGGAAATAcccataaagaaaagaaaaatgagAACAGCAAAATATGCAAGAAAGAATATCCGTACCAGAAGTAGGAGTATCACAGGAAAAAAGTTGTGATGAAAATATATTAGATCAGTTGAAGGGTATACAGAAAAAAGTATGAAGGTGCAAATTTTGACTATTTTACCTAAAGATTGGAGTATTAGCAGAATACAGAAGGAATTTCCAATTGCAACGAACATCAAAGAAGTTAGTAAAGGAAAGTGGAATAATGACATCACTTAATCCAAAACCAGGGAGAAATGTAGACTGCAGTGTCATCAATATTGTTCATATGTTTTATTCAAACGACAATGTAAGCAGAATGATGCCTGGTAAAAAGGACTTTGTAACTATTTGAATTGGCGATACCAAAGAACACAAACAAAAGAGGCTCCTACTAAACAATCTGAGAGAAGTATATGCCTTGTTCAAACAGGAGCATCCAAGTGTCAAAATTGGTTTCTCCAAATTTGCCTCTCTACGGCCTAAATATGTGGTTTTGGCAGGATCTAGTGGGACACACACTGTATGTGTCTGTGTAACACACCAAAATATGAAGTTGTTAATAGATGGCTGTAATTTGGCCAAACTCATGGAAAGAGAAAATCTGTAATCCTccccaaattaaatgttttttccaTGAGTGTGCAGAATGTCCAGGCCCTGATAACATATGAAAATCACTGGAGAATACATTGGAGCAGAATTCAATTGAAACTGTAACATTCAAGCAGTGGGTTGCATCAAAAATTTACACACTTGAAGTACTTGTGAAGTCATCTGATGATTTCATAGAATTGTtcatttctaaattattaatattacaaactcatTCTTTCATTGCATACCAGCAAGGGAACTATCTAAAGgatctggaaaaaaattaaatgtcggTGAGGTAGTAGGTAGTTGTATGTGACTGCagaaaattattctttcattatgcAAGATGAAGTTCAGGGATTCCATTGGAACAATGCACTGGCTACAGTTCATCCATTCATACCGTGATGAGTCAACAGAGGAAATAATTTCTACCAACCTAACAATAATTTCTGATTGTCTCCAACATGATGTCATTGCagtacatacttttcttacacaTCTTATtccatttttgaaagaaaaagtcactttatgtaaaatatattacttcTCTGATGGCTGTGCTGCTCAATACAAGAATAAAAGTAACTTCTGAAATTTGAGACGTATCATGTAAATGATTTTGGAGTTGGAGCTGAGTGGCACTTTTTTGCCACCTGTCATGGCAAGAATACATGTGAGGGTCTAGGGGGAACACTGAAGCGACTGGCAGCCAGGGCAAGTCTGCAACATCCTTACACAGACCAAGATATGACCCCATGGGCTGTAAGTAGTTTGCATAACATGAATTTAGCTTATGTCACTCAGGAAGAGGTAATGAATGAAAGAAAGATGTGTAAATGCTAAAACAATACCTGGAACTCAGAAGCGTCATGCCTTCTTGCCTGTTTCATCTGAGGAAATGATTGTGAAGAGATTTTCTAGTGAAACTCActacatgaataaaattaaaggTTTTGTGACATGCATGTACGGAAGTGGGTGGTGGTTGGGATGTGTTCTGAAAGTAGAAGAAAGTTCTCATGAAGTACTTATTAGTTTCCTGCATCCACAAGGTCCCTCCCCATCATCCAGATGTTATGAAGATGTGCTCACAACTGTGGGGACATACGATTTAACAGCCTTTGACACAAAGACCTCGGAAAGCAAGCAACCTGCAGTATTGGTAATGAGTAAATGAATCATATAtaggaattaattcagtgttAAATCCACGAATGACTTAAAGCTAcgccatttttttaattgtgttaatGCCTTGCTAGATGATCCCAGATCCATTCCAAAATGAAACTTATAGTTAATAATGCACTTCATAACATATAatgttttcacatttttcaaaagtACACGTCACAGGACcttgaaacaattttattttaaaattcgtaaaacttatttttatctcaaagtacacttttatagctttctattgagccctacatcaaggttcccctaccaaaaatttataacagaaaccaataaaatacaacaggaatttCAGTGTATCCTGTTGTATGACAAATTAgatttcagtgtattttattggatcctgttggtttttgttgtaaacacactgacttcattaggtttcagtgtattttgttgggGAAAATATATCATTGTATTTTAGTGGGTtctgttgtattctagtgtttttcattctATTCTGTAGCACAGAGTTCTGTTGGATTCTGTTGTATTTTAGTTTGAGCATTGTATTCTGTTGCAAGAATTTATTTTggtttctagtgtttttcattgtattctgttgggttttgttatttcatgttgcaaagagttctgttggtgtaaatttttgtaagggtctcactcaactacaaaggaagttacaaatatttttattgaacctTGCGCAGCAAAATTTCCACAAGTTcgcaaccctgctgtataaaaagcattattcacagggggctgtaACTGTATTGTTAAAGCCCTAAGTTTCATTGAATtaggtgatgatgatgatgatgtcaaCAGGTGTGTGAAATGGTATGGAATGACTCACCTGCGATGCACCATTAAGTTGACACTTTGAAATATCATACATATGTACTGTTATGTCTCTTAAATCAAGCAGTCGTTTGTTGATCCGCTTGCATTCATATCTTTCCCGAGAATATGGTTTCTGAAAGCGCATCAAAATAAAAGGGAAGAAGTAGCACAAAAAATTGAGAAAACATACTGATTCTAGCAGGGGCTGCATTGTCACtaccaaatacatttttaaaaaaaaaatcaattaattgaAATGCATCTTTggtatatatgtacacacacctGTTTATTCCCCTTGTTATTAAGGATGAATTATCAGTGAGCAGCAGTCTTAATGGCTAGCCTCATTTATCCCTTAGTTCTCTCTCACACAGAGAGATATCCAAGATGCAGAATAAACATGCATTACCATGAAAAGTTGGTTTACGCATAATTTGTTTTAACACATTAGGTGCAGTGTGATTTTATACTTCTGGTAACCATTATCACTTTATAACCCAAGTACAATTAACTCTCCACTTGTATCACTAGAACATAGATGCTTTGCTCTATTTTGAAAATGTTGCAgtaatttgtaaacaaatttaatttttggttaaggACAGTGGCTAATATTGTGTCCAgtgaaaaataaaaccttttatgTGATATTGTAGTTTGGAATTTCTTATTTGTTTCAGATGCAAGGTACAGGTTTGCAAGTGGACCGGGCGACTTTCTCTGTTGTTGGAACATGTTCAGAAACTTCATCGGAAGCGAAACTGTAATTGAGATACCAAAATCCTGGGCGACAGGTGGGATGTTTTCCTTCTGCAAGCTTTCGACCAGCTGTTTTGGGTGCACATTAAGCTTGAAGGTCATAATGGCAAAATCTTGGCTAGTGTGCAAGGTTTGACCCCAGAGTGTTACATGTATGAGATGAAGCTAGAGATTGATAAAAATGTGAGTATATTTAGCTCGGCGACAGAAACTGCCAATGCAGACATGAACAGTATCTTCACAAAAGAATTTTGCTTCAGCATGTCGACAAGGCTAGCAAAGAATTTCATAGTTGATGACTGTATCATTCTTCAGGTCAAGATAACTGGACTGCATCTAACCTAAAAGTATTCAACAAAATGACAGTGAGGTATATTAAAGTACTTAATGGCATCGAACAGCTGAGTCAGAATGTTCGGTggtctacacacacacacttctttTGAACAATGTGATTCAGATGTAACGTCTCGTTTCTATATATTGCTTCCTTCGTGTAATGTAATTTGTTATTGCAATTGGACAATTTTTCTTTTACTTCAgtgcttaaaaattaaataaaatatataggtaaGCTAATTTCCTGCTTAGCGCAGTGTATTAGACCGGACTGTGCTGTTACtgttttcataatgcacagaaagttatgacttattttaatgatactattatttataaagtcttattattttgattgttattattatgaaattttattatttaatttgtatattgttcgcccgcgaaagttatttaaatatatttttattaattatgtatatctacgagagctatgctctatgacctgaaatggacttatatggacagtcaattgagtatacccctctaaggactaatgaacttaacgaattaacgatgattttattcggggtattacttaaaaaaattttcattgttggaaattttcgttttaaatttaccgcatttttgtgttttcaattgtattaatgagtgttatttacggtatttatattgtaaattacgctaaccgattttggtttcgaccaatgagaggccgtgttttagatgtgaggcgtctagaacgtcttaattaataagagtttggttgtatgaaggcgtctgatgccgacgcaaaggcgcgaggcctattttaaatttgaaatatagctagctagattatgccatccgacactcaggatgagcttaaacgacgtataaataaataatgtgtaagattataagggcatattctgacggatatgttattaggagtgaaaatctgtaagtaaagatcttgcattttgtatcgcccatagacatacccagctgtatgtaatttcgtcgtaaataactccgatttgactacaaactgattagttttcacgtaaaaggtgtcaattatcctgaactacgtcatgaattgttagttccaagatttaaattattattttattttgtgatacccagaggtgaaatgggagtacaagtttcgtgtctctaccatataaactgagttaagccaaggcaaatacgaacccaaatataaacataaatagtaatcatactaattaattgtgctatgatttcaaacatttttctgttatgtaagaatacGTCCGTAAAAAtatcatttgattgattttctaaacttacactaacgaacttttgtgaacgattcatgtgtgctacgtattttcctgatgtttaatttacataagcgcatatccacgagtcatgttcagtatcgttaggattgtttttctgtgatttttatctaattatattaatattgatttttatctctacacctatgttagttgtccctgatgaatagcaattttattattaataaaaatctggATTCTATCCCTATGTATTGATATaagttacctagctacctgtgtcctagagtgtgtgttttatgatatataacattttatgcatgtttctaagggtataacagtaccattgacatatatatatatatatgtatatatatatttttttttttttgaaaaaatagtgacagccagtgtatatcgtcccgacaacacacacacaacaaaagggtctatttataaatcaacgagtactattaatggtactggcgccagcagtaagcatacaccaacaagtttagcagcagtacagtAGAGGACAGATATGATTACAGTTAAAGATGAAAGgaattattgtttaataaaaattttgttggcCATTGTCAGGTATGTAAAAGAGAATGTGCTTATTGTTTGCACAATCTCATGTAGGGAAGTCAGCTGCCCATACATAAACTTATTCAAAGTTATAATAAATCCAATAGTGTTATTTGGATAGGCCAGCATCCAAACTTAAGAATCTGTTGTCAATATAAAAGTTTGTATTTTCATAAGATAGGGTAGATTATGCAATAATCCGCTTAAGacacaatttttataataaaattttgtacaacATACTTTTATTAATGAACTCGAATACTACAAATTGTCACTTTGTAATTAATGTTCTTGCAGATCATAATAAATTCTATGTTGTTTTATTGGAGCTACCGATGTTGAATTGTGATGGT of the Bacillus rossius redtenbacheri isolate Brsri chromosome 10, Brsri_v3, whole genome shotgun sequence genome contains:
- the LOC134536131 gene encoding E3 ubiquitin-protein ligase sina-like isoform X2, with product MSLCFIYYPQQYLVSVSSNLIRSFRYSLAKDCKISDYKVRCKMSSLALSQSLQATLRCPSCDNYMRAPIRQCASGHSVCGPCVSEKPDCPRCRRSFIETRNFGLQAIAERVKLPCPNSCEGCVVTCLQADLGDHLGNCVYTKHRCKVQVCKWTGRLSLLLEHVQKLHRKRNCN
- the LOC134536131 gene encoding E3 ubiquitin-protein ligase sina-like isoform X1, with the translated sequence MRKKVYLISISCIFNISQFHFNTRKSLNHCSVRCKMSSLALSQSLQATLRCPSCDNYMRAPIRQCASGHSVCGPCVSEKPDCPRCRRSFIETRNFGLQAIAERVKLPCPNSCEGCVVTCLQADLGDHLGNCVYTKHRCKVQVCKWTGRLSLLLEHVQKLHRKRNCN
- the LOC134536131 gene encoding E3 ubiquitin-protein ligase sina-like isoform X3, which codes for MSSLALSQSLQATLRCPSCDNYMRAPIRQCASGHSVCGPCVSEKPDCPRCRRSFIETRNFGLQAIAERVKLPCPNSCEGCVVTCLQADLGDHLGNCVYTKHRCKVQVCKWTGRLSLLLEHVQKLHRKRNCN